Within the Nitrospira sp. genome, the region TGGCATCCAGACAGAGCGTACGACCATTCGAAGCGTAACAGGTCTCCAGACTCTTCAACATCCACCGGACAGCTTGGGTGTGGGATTGTATCGATCGAGGTTCGTGAGAGACCCGCTCCCCGTCGGAGAGAAATGCGAGACGAGCCTGGGGGCCGATTTCCTCGACGGCGCCTTCGTCCCGGACTCGCGCGAACCGAGCTTCGGTGCCGCCGGCAGTCTCGCCGACTGCGACGACTTTAAACTTAACCGACGAACTCCCGCTATTGAGCGCGAGTATGTTCATCGCACGGGAGGTCCCGCTCGGAGGTTCCTCCCCTTAAGGCGCAGCGGCGGATCGCACGCAGCGATGCGGATACGCGGCGCCCCGCTCTTTGAAGAGCTGTGCGGCTGCATCGACACGGATCACCTCATGCTCGCAGTTGGATGCCAACGGCGCCTTGCACAACGATCGGAGGATCAGCATACAACGCCGGTCAGTACACGACAGCCGGGCGTTTCTCAGCGATCACCAACATCAATCGGCGATGCCGAAGCGGTCGTTCCGGATCCCTCGTGTAATGGGATAAATCCTCTGACACCTCGGTCCGACTGAGCGGCATCGACACGTGCTGACGCATATGGGGGACGCGGGTCTCGATCGACAGATCGACCATGACGTCATTGCAGCCGGTCACCTCGGCACTGAGGTCACTCTCGTCGAGGAAATTCACCGTCACCCGTTCCTCCGGGTCGATCCAAGGGCGGATCTTTTCCACTTTCTCCTCATTGGTCATGCTCTCCTCCAGTTTCCACCATCGTACCACCCGCCGCGATCCGTCGGGCAGCGAACCGACACCTTCGACCTACTTGGCCAATCGGCCTGCCAGCACGTTATAGAGCCAGGCAAAAATCGCTCCGCCAATCAGCCCGTCGGCAAACCCCCACGCGAGCCCGATCACGCTCCCGCTCGGGCTCACATTATACCCGCGATAGACATGTCCGATGAAGGTCGCCTCTCCGGTCATTCCTTCAAAGGCCATGATCCACCAGGTGAGCAAGAGGAGACCGGGGCCCCAAATGAGACCACAAGTCAGTGCGAAGGCCTTCACGTTCAGATGCATGCGATTCACCCTGTGGAGAACCGGGCTCGGCCGGTTGCTATCTTCGTGCCGCACGTTTGGTCTTCTCGGCAGCGTCCGGACCTCTCCAGTCGACACGGATCAGCATGTCGCGATGAGCCCAATGATACGTGACATGACCTTTAAAAGCTTTGACTAATTCACGCCCGATGCGCTGAGCCAGCCGGTCGGTCGTGGTTTGCACTTCGAGATTGGTGCGGCGCCGTGTTGACTTCATGACCCGATCCAATGGATTCACCAACATGAGGCGCGACTCCACGTGGGTAATCAACCCCCGGATGTCCGCGTCATGTGCGGGAAGGTCCGCCCAGGTCAACGTGACGATGCCCTCCGGGTATTGGTCACGGATCTTTTGACACGCAGGGCATATGATGCCCTGGCTACCTGGTGTGGCCGCGAGTGTGCGGGCTTCGTCCGGATCGAAGTACCAGCGCTTCTTCGCGTAAATGACGCGGCATGTGCGACACCATGCAACGCCTTTGGGCGCCTTGCGCATCGCATACGGATCTTGATTGGGATACTCTTTTTTCTTGTAGGACGTTGAATAGCGCTGACCTCGTCTGGTGCTCATGAAGACCTCTTTTTCGCTGTACGGTCCCGACACAGGTCTCATCGTTGCCGCGCACTTCACCGGGTTCGCGTCTTCACGCGTTTCTATTGGGCGAGGGATCGGATGTAGCGAACAACGTCATAGCGGTCCAGTTCCGAGAGCGCCCAGTTCCATGCCCCCATGGCCGTTCCCGGCTTGCCTCCATGAATGAGGCTCACCAATTCGGCATCCGATCTCCCCTGCACCGCCCCACCGGTCAAATCCGCGGGCGGCGGAGTCACTTGGTCATACCCGCTTCCATTTCCCGACACGCCATGACAGAACTGGCAATGGCGCTCGTAGAGATGCTTTCCCTTGTACCAATCGTAGTAGGCGCCCAACGCATCGTCGGGACGCATCGGTTCGGCCGCGTGACTCACCATGGAAAGCCACATCCCCATGAGTACGATACCAATGGTGGCGGATTTCATAGCGTAGCTTCGCCTGTTCCAGTCCAGCCCTGTCGCTCCTCCTCTCCATACAGCGCAATCATCGTGCCATGAGGCTGCTCCCTCGACTCTTCCGAGCCACCTCAATTTATTGAAACACAACATTTCTCTGCGCCCTGCCGCTCGCCGAGTCACGGCAAAAGTCCCCAGCCTAGCCATCCTGCTGTTGCAAGACGCCCCACACAGCCACGCGGGGACTGTCCGGGATCCTTCGGAGCGGGAGTTCTTCGCGCTAAGAGATAAAAGGAGGGGACGCGAGCTCATCGGGGCGCTACGACTCGGGCGCGCCCATGAAAATCTTGTTATGGTATCGGGAGAGTTCGATGTGCACATGGTGGAAGTGCCATCCTGAGTTGAGCCTGGTGGGATTCCGGGCGCGCGACTTGTGTGGAAGAGTCGTCGCCCGGATCCTTCAGTCGAGGAGGCTATGATCGGAAAACAGGTGACGCTGTTCGAAGTCCTGGGCTTCAAGATTCAATTGGACTTCAGTTGGATCTTTCTCGCCCTCCTCGTGACGTGGTCCTTGGCGATCGGATATTTCCCGGCTTACTACCTCGGTTTGGAGACCTCGACCTATTGGTGGATGGGTGCAGTCGGGGCGGTCGGCCTGTTCGGATCGTTGATCTTCCATGAATTGGCCCACTCGCTCGTCGCGCGGCGGTACGGACTGCCCATTCGTTCGATCACCCTGTTCATCTTCGGCGGGGTCGCGCAAATGGACGAGGAACCACCGAATCCCAAGACGGAACTGTTGATGGCCGCCGCGGGCCCGATTTCAAGTTTCGTGCTCAGTGCCGCGTTCTACGCAACGTTCGATCTCGCGTATCGGGTTCAAGCACCGCTATCGTGGCTCGGCATCGTGGGGTACTTGGCATTCGTGAATCTGCTGCTGGGAGCCTTTAATCTGCTCCCGGCCTTTCCGCTGGACGGAGGTCGGGTCCTGCGCGCCGCACTCTGGTATTGGAAGAAGGATCTGAGAGAAGCGACCCGGTCGGCGTCTCGGATCGGCTCCATCTCCGGCATGCTCCTCATGTTTTCAGGAATCTTTCACATACTGATGGCGAACTTCGTCACGGGTGTCTGGTGGTTCGTGATGGGTCTCTTTCTGCGCGGCGCGGCCCGGGCGTCCTACTACCAGACGATCGCGCGCACGGCGCTCGGAGGAACGCCCATCCGGAACTTCATGACGCCAAACCCCGTCACGGTCGCCGAGGATCTGTCCATCGCCGCCCTTGTCGAAGAACACTTTTATCGATCTCATCACGACCTGTATCCCGTCATGCGAGACTCGCATCTCGTCGGATTGATCACGCCCAAACAGGTGGCGACGGTCCCCAAAGATCAGTGGATGCGGTTGACCGTCGCCGAACTGACCCTGCCGCTCACGGCGGACAATACGATCGACGTTGACACGGACGCGCTGGCCGCGTTGACGATCATGAACCGAACCGGGAGCAGCCGGCTTTTGATCACGGAGGGCGAGCGTCTTGTCGGCATCGTAGCCTTGAAAGACCTGCTCAAACTGCTCTCGCTGAAGCTCGAACTGGAGGACAGACGATAACCAGGCACTCGGTGCTGGAACTGTTCGATTGTCTCTGGAGCCGTATTCACAGACGCTTGGGCACATCCCGCAGCGTCTCGAGGTAGGATTCCGGGATCGCGGCTAGAATGGCCTGATGGCACGCGCGATTTGTTGCAGCGAACCCTCTTGGATTTTTTATCTCCGCGTCATTATACCGAATCGGCTCCCCGGACAGATCGGTCAGCACGCCGCCCGCCCCTCTCAGAATCGCATCCGCCCCACAGACATCCCATTTGCTCGTGTACGTCGAAGGCTCCACGTAGGCATCGGCCAGCCCGGCGACGAGCAGACCGATTTTGGCGCCCACGCTCCCGCATGGCAGCTCGTCGAAGTGTGTCAGGCCGGCCTTAATCTTGTCGATGACGAGGTTCCGATGCGACCGTGAGACGGCCAGCCGCACGCGATTGGGCGGCGCGACGCTCGTGACCGCGGCGCGCCTGCGCTCCCCCCCGGCGATTACCCAGGCGTTTTCATCACGTGTGCCCGCATACAGCACATCCCCCACCGGCCGATAGATCACGCCGCGCTTCGGCAGACCCTCAGCGAGAAGCCCGATGATCACGGCAAACTCCCCCGTGCGACCGACGAATTCCCCGGTACCGTCCATGGGGTCGACATACCAGACACGACACTTTTGGCGAGCCTCCTCAGAGACCGGACTCTCTTCGGAGACGATCCCGTCGTCGGGAAATGCGCGAGCCAATCCGGACACGATGATTTCCTCAGCCTTCAGATCCGCATCCGTCACCGGATCGTTTTCGCCCTTGTATCTCACTTCGAAATCGGTTTCGTACACCTCTAAGATCGCTCGGCCGGCCGCACGCGCGAGACGCGAGATCACTTCGAGCTCTTCATCCACAAAGGTCATGGCTCTCTCTTATTCCCAGTTATCGACCCGGATCGAGGACCAGGCCGCACCTTCCTGATGCCAGCCCGTCGCACCGGTGGTATCGTCTCACACGGCGAGCGTGAACGCTTCCAGATCGGTGAGGGTCTCGATCATCGCATTGACGAATCGCGCCGCGTCGGCTCCATCGTTCACACGATGATCGAACCCGAAGGAAATGGGAAGCAGCAATCGCGGAACGATCTTGGGCTGGTCTCCCATAGCCTGCACCACCGGCTGCCATCGTGCGCGGCCCAGCCCAAGGATGGCCACTTCCGGATAGTTGATGATCGGCGTGAAGCTCGTTCCACCCAAGGGGCCTGGATTCGTAATCGTGAACGTGCCTCCGGTCACGTCGTCCCGGTTGACGTCGCCTCCTCGTACCCGCTCCGCCAACTGGAACAGCTCCATGGCCAGCTCACTGATACTCTTTCGGTCCACATCCCGGATGACAGGAACCAACAGGCCACGGGGGCTATCGAGCGCGATGCCCAAATGGTAGTACCGCTTGAGGATCAACTCTTCCTGCTCCACGTCCAGCGTCGCATTGAACCGGGGATGTCGATGCAGCGCGGCCACCACCGCTTTCATGACCAGGACGGTGAGCGTGAGCTTCCCGCCTTTGGTTTCGATGTCCTTGACGTGGCGCTGTCTGAATGCCTCCAACTCCGTAATGTCCGCCACATCATTATGGGTGACGTGGGGGATCTGCGACCATGACAGCGCCATGCGCTTGGCGGTTTCCCGTCGAAGGGACCGCAAGGGCGTGCGTTCGACCTGGCCCCATTGTGAAAAATCCGGTAACGATGGCGCTTCGGTCGGGGTGGTTTGGACTTGGGGCCGATCGCGTTTGGCGCGCGTGGGCTCCCCTTTCCCTCCTTCTGGTGCGCCTCCCTCCGCAAACGCACGGACATCGGAGGTCAACACGCGCCCCTCCGCTCCGGATGGCGTGACGGCACGGAGATCGACGCCCAACTCCTGCGCCACACGCCGCGTGGCAGGGGACGCGGGGATTGGTGTCCGGCCCTGCGAAGGTTTCCGCTCGACTTCTTCTTTGGGACGATCCTGTTCGGCACGCTTAGCCGGACGTTCCTTCGGCGCTTCCGTAGCCGATTTTTTTTCGGCTGGTTCTGATGTGTCCGCGGGACGACGCGAGGGTGGAGACTCGCGATGGGTTTTCGGAGGGGGCGTGGCGGCTTCTCCGTTCCCGTCGGAGAAGGTGAAGAGCGTCTCTCCGACGTGGATCATCTCTCCTTCCTTAATATGGATCTGCTCGACGACGCCGCCGAACGGACTGGCCACCTCGAAGACCGCCTTGTCGGTCTCGACCTCGAGGACCTTTTGTCCTTCCGTCACCCGTGCACCCTTGTCCACCAATATCTTGACGACTTCGCCCTCGTAGATTCCCTCACCGGGATCTTGGAATGTGAACGGTCGTGTCATG harbors:
- a CDS encoding peptidase M50 translates to MIGKQVTLFEVLGFKIQLDFSWIFLALLVTWSLAIGYFPAYYLGLETSTYWWMGAVGAVGLFGSLIFHELAHSLVARRYGLPIRSITLFIFGGVAQMDEEPPNPKTELLMAAAGPISSFVLSAAFYATFDLAYRVQAPLSWLGIVGYLAFVNLLLGAFNLLPAFPLDGGRVLRAALWYWKKDLREATRSASRIGSISGMLLMFSGIFHILMANFVTGVWWFVMGLFLRGAARASYYQTIARTALGGTPIRNFMTPNPVTVAEDLSIAALVEEHFYRSHHDLYPVMRDSHLVGLITPKQVATVPKDQWMRLTVAELTLPLTADNTIDVDTDALAALTIMNRTGSSRLLITEGERLVGIVALKDLLKLLSLKLELEDRR
- the cysQ-2 gene encoding 3'(2'),5'-bisphosphate nucleotidase CysQ, translating into MTFVDEELEVISRLARAAGRAILEVYETDFEVRYKGENDPVTDADLKAEEIIVSGLARAFPDDGIVSEESPVSEEARQKCRVWYVDPMDGTGEFVGRTGEFAVIIGLLAEGLPKRGVIYRPVGDVLYAGTRDENAWVIAGGERRRAAVTSVAPPNRVRLAVSRSHRNLVIDKIKAGLTHFDELPCGSVGAKIGLLVAGLADAYVEPSTYTSKWDVCGADAILRGAGGVLTDLSGEPIRYNDAEIKNPRGFAATNRACHQAILAAIPESYLETLRDVPKRL